One window of the Candidatus Margulisiibacteriota bacterium genome contains the following:
- the thiH gene encoding 2-iminoacetate synthase ThiH has protein sequence MNLHSFKKIINGEMELSELKAAAHQETLKHFGRTIQLYAPLYLSNECVNSCVYCGFNRRSGIKRSTLTVDQAVREAEYLRKEGFQHILILTGEDPAKVPVSYIKEAVVELKKMFASLSVEIYPLMEEGYSELIKAGVDGLAIYQETYHRPTYQAVHPDGPKRDFGWRLEAPARGARAGMRKVGLGFLLGLYDWRYEAVRLAEHLQSLLKNHWQTQFQVSFPRINPAETNYRVKYPVSDDDFLRLVCALRLLFPEIGFTLSTRERAAFRDQIFRFGITQMSAGSKTSPGGYALAKKNGKQFEIADARTPREVGRSLKLAGYEPVWKDWERVLG, from the coding sequence ATGAATCTCCATTCCTTTAAAAAGATCATTAACGGTGAGATGGAATTGTCAGAGTTAAAGGCGGCCGCCCATCAAGAGACTTTAAAACATTTTGGCCGGACCATCCAGCTTTACGCTCCCCTCTATCTTTCCAATGAATGCGTCAACAGCTGCGTCTATTGCGGGTTTAACCGGCGTTCCGGGATCAAACGGTCAACCCTGACGGTTGATCAGGCGGTCAGGGAAGCGGAATATTTGCGAAAAGAAGGTTTTCAGCACATTTTGATCCTGACCGGCGAAGATCCGGCGAAAGTGCCGGTCAGCTACATTAAAGAAGCGGTCGTGGAATTGAAAAAAATGTTTGCTTCTCTTTCGGTTGAGATCTATCCTCTGATGGAGGAGGGGTATAGTGAGCTGATCAAAGCCGGGGTCGATGGCCTGGCTATTTATCAGGAAACTTACCATCGGCCGACCTATCAGGCGGTCCATCCGGATGGCCCCAAGCGGGATTTTGGCTGGCGGCTTGAAGCTCCGGCCAGAGGAGCGAGGGCTGGTATGCGCAAGGTTGGGCTGGGCTTTTTGCTTGGTCTCTATGATTGGCGGTATGAAGCGGTCCGCCTGGCGGAGCATCTTCAATCCCTCCTCAAAAATCACTGGCAGACCCAGTTTCAGGTCAGTTTCCCCAGGATCAATCCGGCCGAAACCAACTATCGGGTCAAATACCCGGTTAGCGATGATGACTTTCTTAGACTGGTCTGCGCCCTGCGGCTCCTTTTTCCGGAGATCGGGTTTACCCTGTCGACCAGGGAGCGGGCCGCGTTCCGCGACCAGATCTTCCGTTTTGGCATTACCCAAATGAGCGCCGGATCAAAGACCTCGCCGGGAGGGTACGCGCTGGCGAAAAAAAACGGCAAGCAGTTTGAGATAGCCGATGCCAGAACACCGCGTGAAGTGGGGCGGTCTCTTAAACTTGCCGGCTATGAACCAGTTTGGAAAGACTGGGAAAGGGTTTTAGGATAA
- a CDS encoding thiazole synthase — MKDFLAIAKKKFNSRLLLGTGKFSSPKVMKKAIEASEAEIVTVALRRVDLNDPDDHILGYINPKKYLILPNTSGARTADEAVRLARLARSFGLPAWVKLEVTPDPRFLLPDPIETLKAAEILVKEGFTVLPYINADPVLAKRLAEAGCATVMPLGSPIGSAQGIKTRESLAIIIEQANVPVVVDAGLGSPADAAEALEMGADAVLVNTAIAAADDPVAMAEAFKLGVQAGRKGYLAGIIAGSRIARASSPSQK, encoded by the coding sequence ATGAAGGATTTCCTCGCTATTGCCAAGAAAAAGTTCAATTCCCGGTTATTGCTTGGGACCGGTAAGTTTTCGTCACCTAAAGTGATGAAAAAAGCAATTGAGGCTTCGGAGGCGGAGATCGTAACGGTCGCCCTCCGCCGGGTTGACCTAAATGACCCGGACGACCATATTCTTGGATATATCAACCCAAAAAAGTATTTGATCCTCCCCAACACATCCGGGGCAAGAACAGCTGATGAAGCGGTCCGTTTAGCTCGATTGGCCCGTTCCTTTGGTCTCCCCGCCTGGGTCAAACTTGAGGTAACGCCTGATCCAAGGTTCCTGCTGCCTGATCCGATCGAAACGCTCAAGGCGGCGGAAATTTTGGTAAAAGAGGGGTTTACTGTTCTTCCATATATTAATGCTGATCCGGTCCTGGCCAAACGGCTGGCCGAGGCCGGCTGCGCGACAGTTATGCCGTTAGGGTCTCCCATTGGCTCTGCCCAGGGGATCAAGACCAGGGAGAGTCTGGCTATAATAATTGAGCAGGCCAATGTTCCGGTAGTGGTTGATGCCGGCTTGGGAAGTCCGGCCGATGCGGCCGAAGCGTTGGAAATGGGGGCGGACGCGGTCCTGGTCAACACGGCAATTGCCGCGGCAGACGATCCAGTTGCGATGGCGGAAGCGTTCAAATTGGGAGTTCAAGCCGGACGAAAAGGGTATCTTGCCGGGATCATTGCCGGCAGCAGGATCGCCAGAGCCTCGAGCCCGTCGCAAAAATGA
- a CDS encoding acetylxylan esterase, translated as MPRNYYISARLFPRLNIVLIFILITWIFPPPGFALDLNTLWQLPSPEAAPRIARTYIQDGVKVSEVYYPSRPYKGKTAIIFGYYCVPLYVKEKQPAILISHGGGGSASLQTGLRWARYGYANLVIDLPGKGKQREASRSTGPDMDVENLLYTGKDLENNYLIHSVAAIRNGISFLAGQPEVDPERIGMIGLSWGGVNALLTNGQEPKLKAVVNVFGAGFIPEGCTWMDQFTKKSPEEMGRWHKYIDPSRFLATQNAPILFITGTNDHCYYLPTFQKSYLKINGEKQLCLVPNLRHQFYPRDEKVALAWLNSKLKNTGTFPEVTILPFFEEKKPYLMISNKLTMKEPKLQRAPDYLTIPVMTDSRADINNLVLYYSAGGPNQWTIKKWHSLKANYGKNGYFFKIPHRLIDPEILFFTSITDLDGRTSSSLARSLFKMTLENGEQTYAVSPPLTRTFKHDLPMTLLNGEKIRSNSYLVYSPKTKSYLLFSKKMRRAERSLFRKWLSTLKIWQIGLLAR; from the coding sequence ATGCCACGAAATTATTATATTTCCGCGCGATTATTTCCGCGGTTAAATATCGTTTTGATCTTTATCCTTATTACGTGGATATTCCCTCCCCCCGGCTTCGCTCTTGATCTCAATACTCTCTGGCAACTCCCTTCCCCAGAAGCAGCTCCCAGGATCGCTCGCACTTATATTCAAGATGGGGTAAAAGTAAGCGAGGTCTATTACCCCAGCCGCCCTTACAAAGGGAAAACGGCTATTATTTTTGGTTATTATTGCGTTCCACTGTACGTCAAAGAAAAACAACCGGCGATATTGATCTCTCACGGCGGAGGAGGGAGCGCCAGCCTGCAGACCGGTCTCCGCTGGGCCAGGTATGGCTACGCCAATCTGGTCATTGATCTGCCTGGAAAAGGAAAACAACGGGAAGCCTCCCGCTCCACCGGCCCCGACATGGACGTTGAGAACCTGCTCTATACCGGAAAAGATTTGGAGAATAATTATCTCATTCATTCGGTCGCGGCGATCCGGAACGGCATCTCTTTTTTAGCCGGACAACCGGAAGTCGATCCGGAACGGATCGGGATGATCGGCCTTTCCTGGGGAGGGGTCAATGCGCTTCTGACCAATGGGCAGGAACCAAAATTAAAAGCGGTCGTCAATGTTTTTGGCGCAGGATTTATCCCCGAAGGGTGCACCTGGATGGACCAATTTACCAAAAAATCACCAGAAGAGATGGGGCGCTGGCATAAATACATCGACCCAAGCCGTTTCCTGGCAACCCAAAACGCTCCAATTCTGTTTATTACTGGAACAAACGATCATTGTTACTATCTCCCTACTTTTCAAAAAAGTTACCTTAAAATTAATGGGGAAAAGCAGCTTTGCCTGGTACCTAACCTGCGGCATCAATTTTATCCCAGGGATGAAAAGGTCGCCCTTGCCTGGCTAAACAGTAAGCTAAAGAATACCGGGACTTTTCCCGAAGTGACCATCTTGCCTTTCTTTGAAGAAAAAAAACCATATTTGATGATCTCCAACAAATTGACCATGAAAGAGCCCAAATTGCAGCGCGCTCCTGACTATTTAACTATTCCGGTCATGACCGACAGCAGAGCCGACATCAACAACCTGGTATTATATTATTCCGCGGGCGGGCCAAACCAATGGACAATAAAAAAATGGCATAGCTTAAAAGCCAATTACGGTAAAAATGGTTATTTCTTCAAGATCCCCCACCGCCTGATCGACCCGGAAATACTTTTTTTCACCTCCATAACCGATCTCGACGGCCGGACCTCTTCATCCCTGGCCCGCTCGCTATTTAAAATGACCCTGGAAAATGGGGAGCAAACTTATGCTGTTTCGCCCCCGCTTACCAGGACTTTTAAGCATGATCTCCCCATGACCTTGCTCAATGGAGAAAAAATAAGATCAAACAGTTATCTGGTCTATTCGCCAAAAACAAAGAGTTACCTGCTTTTCAGCAAAAAGATGAGGCGGGCGGAAAGATCGTTATTTAGAAAATGGCTCAGTACGCTCAAAATCTGGCAAATAGGCCTGCTGGCTCGTTAA
- a CDS encoding radical SAM protein: MVGQTEEIRNCRLCGHRCGVNRLAGERCLCRAGADIEIASYCLHHGEEPIISGTQGSGTIFFARCSLRCVFCQNYQISTGIRDTGIRETGLVEIMLELQAQRAHNINLVSPTHYGPQIIEAIKQARAQGLKLPIVWNSSGYDSLELLEALTGMVDIYLPDFKYGDDEAALKYSGAPNYFETAKAAIFEMFRQVGPQGLVVRHLVLPNGISGSRRVLGYLASLSPEIQVSLMAQYSPRHLASQFPELSRTLTIEEYTPVLAYAEKLGLRNIFAQELTSQQAYLPDFERTEPFSK; the protein is encoded by the coding sequence TTGGTCGGCCAGACAGAAGAAATAAGGAACTGCCGGCTCTGCGGCCACCGCTGCGGAGTGAATCGCTTAGCAGGTGAGAGATGTCTTTGTCGGGCCGGCGCCGATATCGAAATCGCCTCTTATTGCCTCCATCATGGTGAAGAGCCGATCATTTCCGGGACTCAAGGGTCAGGGACCATCTTTTTTGCCCGCTGCAGTCTGCGCTGTGTTTTTTGCCAGAATTATCAGATAAGTACGGGTATACGGGACACGGGGATACGGGAGACGGGACTGGTTGAAATTATGTTGGAATTGCAGGCGCAAAGGGCACACAACATTAATCTTGTTTCTCCCACCCATTACGGCCCGCAGATCATTGAAGCGATAAAGCAAGCCCGCGCTCAAGGATTAAAACTCCCAATAGTCTGGAACTCCAGCGGCTACGATAGCCTGGAGCTCCTCGAAGCGCTCACTGGCATGGTCGACATCTATCTTCCAGATTTTAAATATGGCGATGACGAAGCCGCCCTGAAATATTCCGGCGCGCCGAATTACTTTGAGACCGCGAAAGCGGCGATCTTTGAAATGTTCCGCCAGGTGGGGCCCCAAGGGTTGGTCGTCCGTCATCTGGTCTTGCCAAACGGGATTTCCGGCAGTCGGCGGGTCCTTGGTTATTTAGCCTCGCTTTCCCCGGAGATCCAGGTCAGTCTGATGGCCCAATATTCTCCCAGGCATTTGGCCTCCCAATTTCCAGAGCTTTCCCGGACGCTTACTATTGAGGAGTACACGCCGGTCCTGGCGTATGCCGAAAAGCTTGGGCTGAGAAATATTTTCGCGCAGGAATTAACGAGCCAGCAGGCCTATTTGCCAGATTTTGAGCGTACTGAGCCATTTTCTAAATAA
- a CDS encoding TMEM43 family protein produces MADQFAEVTSKNWGRNLLDSFVGVGLGIILFLASFWVLWTNEGSVDLSKVVKTSLPVAAVKVDPANNGKFVSLTGTLTTTEKVGDPGYLSAGYYLQLARKVEMFAWVENKSSKTEDKLGGGSETKTTYAYEKKWTASPGDSTRFKYPEGHQNPPLTLNSDKLTVRSARIGAYNLDPGEMKLPDGKELRLLPEMLLRGYLLGNTQFIGQGSTADPRIGDIRLSYTIIPSNINVTVFGQIEGASLVPYVYDGERTIFRAIAGSREQAMAKMKGEHKAALWAVRLIGFLMMWFGLFLFFGPLNTLLKVVPFLGTAGRFVSGLATFPAALILSAVTIIVSMIAHNIWLLLILLAVAVGGMVWSARQKK; encoded by the coding sequence ATGGCTGATCAATTTGCGGAAGTGACGAGCAAAAACTGGGGGCGCAATCTGCTTGATTCATTTGTTGGGGTGGGATTGGGAATAATTCTGTTTCTTGCTTCTTTTTGGGTCCTTTGGACCAACGAAGGGTCGGTTGACCTTTCTAAGGTTGTTAAGACAAGTCTGCCGGTAGCGGCGGTCAAAGTTGATCCGGCCAACAACGGCAAATTCGTTTCCCTGACCGGAACATTGACGACGACTGAAAAAGTCGGCGATCCGGGCTACCTTTCGGCCGGCTATTATTTACAGCTGGCGAGAAAAGTCGAGATGTTTGCCTGGGTCGAGAATAAAAGCAGCAAGACCGAAGACAAGCTTGGCGGCGGGAGCGAAACAAAAACAACCTACGCGTACGAAAAGAAATGGACCGCTTCTCCCGGCGATTCGACCAGGTTCAAGTATCCAGAAGGCCACCAAAACCCGCCACTGACGCTGAATAGCGACAAGTTAACTGTCCGCTCGGCCAGGATCGGGGCCTATAATCTTGATCCTGGCGAAATGAAGCTGCCGGACGGTAAAGAGCTCAGGTTATTGCCGGAGATGCTCTTGCGCGGCTATCTGCTGGGTAATACCCAGTTTATCGGCCAGGGGTCGACCGCCGATCCGCGGATCGGGGATATTCGTCTTAGTTACACAATAATACCCAGTAATATAAATGTCACGGTTTTTGGCCAGATCGAAGGGGCGAGCCTGGTCCCTTACGTTTATGATGGTGAGCGGACCATTTTCCGGGCGATCGCCGGGAGCCGCGAACAGGCCATGGCCAAAATGAAAGGCGAGCATAAAGCTGCTCTTTGGGCCGTCAGGCTCATTGGCTTCCTGATGATGTGGTTTGGCCTCTTTTTGTTCTTTGGGCCGCTCAATACTTTGCTTAAAGTCGTACCATTTTTAGGGACCGCCGGCCGTTTTGTTTCCGGGCTGGCAACTTTCCCGGCAGCTTTGATCCTTTCAGCGGTTACTATTATTGTTTCAATGATCGCCCATAATATTTGGCTGCTTCTTATTTTACTGGCGGTGGCGGTTGGCGGTATGGTTTGGTCGGCCAGACAGAAGAAATAA
- the bioA gene encoding adenosylmethionine--8-amino-7-oxononanoate transaminase, whose translation MRQQTKALLDKDNHCLWHPFTQMKDWLANDQLIIEKGDGVYLWDTEGKKYIDGCSSLWVTVHGHNNKALNQAIKKQLDKVAHSTLLGLANVPAIELAKQLVKITPKGLNKVFYSDSGSTAVEIALKIAFQYWQQRKGHGIRGTGDGTRKTHKTKFLTLTNAYHGDTIGSVSVGGINLFHKIYKPLLFKSIKVTPGNVAELEKLLKAKHQEIAAMIVEPLVQAAAGILLQPKGYLKAVRRLCSKYGILLIVDEVATGFGRTGKMFACEHEGVSPDLMCVAKGITGGYLPLAATLTTDQIYNAFLGHFEENKTFFHGHTYTGNPLACAAALASLNLFKKEKVLANVKQISALLAKELPRFNQLAHVGDIRQCGTMVGIELFADKKRKIAYSAKTRLGHQVILEARKRGAILRPLGDVIVLMPPLSITQKELKELLAITHDSIKATTEK comes from the coding sequence ATGCGCCAACAGACCAAAGCCTTATTAGATAAGGATAATCACTGTCTCTGGCATCCTTTCACCCAAATGAAAGATTGGCTGGCAAACGACCAGCTGATCATTGAAAAAGGGGACGGCGTATATCTCTGGGATACCGAAGGGAAGAAATACATCGACGGCTGCTCTTCCCTCTGGGTCACCGTCCATGGCCACAACAACAAAGCCCTTAACCAGGCGATCAAAAAACAGCTCGATAAAGTCGCCCACTCCACCCTCCTCGGCCTGGCCAATGTCCCGGCAATCGAATTGGCAAAGCAATTGGTCAAGATCACGCCAAAGGGGTTAAATAAAGTCTTCTATTCAGATAGCGGCTCAACCGCGGTCGAGATCGCCCTGAAGATCGCTTTTCAATATTGGCAGCAAAGGAAGGGACACGGAATACGGGGGACGGGGGACGGGACACGGAAAACTCATAAAACAAAATTCCTCACCTTAACCAACGCCTATCATGGAGATACAATAGGTTCAGTTAGCGTTGGCGGCATCAACCTCTTCCACAAAATCTACAAACCACTCCTCTTTAAATCGATCAAAGTTACGCCGGGAAACGTTGCCGAGCTAGAAAAACTCCTTAAAGCCAAACACCAGGAAATCGCGGCAATGATCGTCGAGCCGCTTGTCCAGGCGGCTGCCGGGATACTGTTGCAGCCCAAAGGATATCTTAAAGCGGTCCGCAGGCTCTGCTCCAAATACGGCATTCTGCTGATAGTCGACGAAGTGGCGACCGGTTTCGGCCGGACCGGCAAGATGTTCGCCTGCGAACACGAAGGGGTCAGCCCTGACCTGATGTGCGTCGCCAAAGGGATCACCGGCGGTTATCTTCCCCTGGCGGCCACTTTAACAACCGATCAGATCTATAACGCATTTCTTGGACACTTTGAAGAGAACAAGACCTTTTTCCACGGCCACACTTATACCGGGAATCCGCTCGCCTGCGCCGCCGCCCTCGCCTCGCTCAACCTGTTTAAAAAAGAAAAAGTCCTGGCGAACGTTAAGCAAATTTCCGCTTTGCTGGCTAAAGAGCTCCCCAGGTTTAATCAATTAGCACACGTTGGTGATATCCGCCAATGCGGGACTATGGTTGGGATTGAGTTGTTTGCTGATAAAAAGAGGAAAATCGCTTATTCCGCGAAAACCAGACTGGGGCACCAGGTCATTTTAGAGGCTCGCAAACGGGGAGCAATCCTTAGGCCGCTCGGCGACGTCATCGTCCTAATGCCCCCATTGAGCATCACCCAAAAAGAACTCAAAGAACTTCTCGCTATCACCCATGATTCAATTAAAGCCACGACTGAAAAGTAA
- a CDS encoding porin family protein — protein sequence MKKVFVAALALGLLVSVSFAGTVNVSGRAGMFNNGGGSTSMMYGVSADYGITENLSVRGAVDTTSYDVGGVSTTYMPISVDLIYHQTFSDMVTPYAGAGLSYNSVSAGGSTSSTTGYQGEVGVKFALAGMTAGVEYRIIFPDASKSTSVTSSNAYIQGGFSQSFNI from the coding sequence GTTGCCGCATTAGCACTGGGATTACTGGTTTCCGTTTCTTTTGCCGGGACGGTCAATGTCTCCGGTCGGGCCGGGATGTTCAATAATGGCGGCGGTTCGACGTCGATGATGTATGGGGTGAGCGCCGATTATGGCATTACCGAAAATCTATCGGTCCGCGGAGCGGTTGATACGACCAGCTACGATGTTGGAGGGGTTTCTACCACTTATATGCCGATCTCCGTTGACCTGATCTACCACCAGACCTTTAGCGATATGGTTACCCCATATGCCGGCGCCGGTTTGAGCTATAACTCGGTAAGCGCCGGTGGTTCGACCAGTTCAACGACCGGCTATCAGGGGGAAGTGGGGGTTAAATTCGCTCTGGCCGGGATGACCGCCGGGGTTGAATACCGGATCATTTTCCCGGATGCCAGCAAGTCGACCTCGGTGACTTCGTCCAATGCCTATATCCAGGGTGGTTTTTCGCAGAGCTTTAATATCTAA